CAGCAAGCTGACCGGGGGAATGCGCGAAACGCCGGTGCAGATTGCCTTGAACAGGCAGCCCGACGGGCGATATTCGCTGGTGGTAGAAAGTACCTGCCAGTCCGTGGGGAGATTAAACAACCTTGATGAGCTGTTCTTAAAGCGGTTTTACAAGGGGCTGAAAAAAAGGTTATTTATTTTAACCTGTTTTGTAGAAGAAACCAATGGCCTGGACTGCCTGGTGCTTACCGAGGGTTTGGGAGCGGTAATTTATGCCCCCAATGCCGGGAAAAACTGGCTTGCCCTCAGGCCGGGGCGCAGGCGCCAGTAAAAATGCAATGTGCGCCTTAAGGAGCATATATTATGACTGGTAGAAGCAAAATATCGGGAAAGGGCGGTGTCCATGGGCGGAAATGCTTATGATGCCGGTGGCGGGGGCTCTGCCCGTGGCCCGCTGCAGGAGCGCCGGGCGGAGAGGAAAAAGGCTGAAGAAGAGGTCTTCCTGGCCGGCAAAAACCTCGGCTATCACCTGGGATACAGCCTGGGCTTCGAATCGGGGTTTGAAAAAGGGTACGCCGAGGGAAGCACCTTTGGTTATAACAACGGTTTTCTGGCTGCGCTGAAGCTGGGGGAGGGGGAGCCGCCTTCTTCTGAAAAACCGCCTGAAATCTATTTCTGCCGGGCCTTGCAAAAACTTGTCGCCGGCGGTCTGGCCAGGGTATTCCTGGCCGGGTGTGCCGCCAGGGAAGCGGAGGCGCTGTTTAAGATTCTCAATATAAGCGTTGCCGTTCTGGACAAAGAAATAAATATCTAGGTTCCCACATTTTAGCATTGGCTATAAAAATAGAGTTAAATTCAAGTTCTAGAAGAACGCTGCCATATCTGTTAAAATTGCGAGTTGTGCGCTGAAATTGCCGGCTTTGCCACCCCAATCCATTTTAAGTTATATTAGGCTTGTACAATATTTGTACAGGCCTTTTTTACCTGTCCTTAAAAAGCCGAATCCCCAAAGCTGCTTTGGGGTACGGAGGAACCATTTTTTGGGGTGAATCGAATTCAGAAGTCAGAGGTTAGGAGTTAGAATTCCATGGAATTCAAAGCCGAATTCCGGCAACTAATTCGATGACCGGCTACTGAAATCGTAGGGTTATCTTTTACCGAACCCGTCAGCTAACTCCGGAGGCGTAAAAGAAAGGGGAAATTTAATGAGATTGTTTAGAGGACATAAGTTTTGCTGTGTTGCAACCTTACTGGTAATTGCCGTTCTTGCCTTTTTGGGGGCGGCTTGGCCTGCCGGGGCGGAAGCGGCTGCCGTTACCCTGACGGCGGACGAGAAGCAGATGGTGGACCTGGTCAACCAGGCCAGGGCGCAGGCCGGTCTGGCCCCGCTGGCCGCCGACCCGGTCCTTACCGGCCTGGCCCGGATAAAGGCCCAGGACATGGCCTCCGGCGGCTATTTCGGCCATTATTCGCCCACCTACGGCTCACCCTTCGACATGATGAAGAAGGCCGGAGTGCGGTACCGCTACGCCGGGGAAAACCTGGCCAGGGCGTCATCGGTCAGCTCGGCCTTTAAGGCTTTGATGAATTCCAGCGGCCACCGGTCCAATATGCTCAGCCGGAATTACGACCGGATAGGCGTAGGAATTGTCAGTAAGGGTTCATATATGATAGTCGTCCAGATGTTTACCGGCGGCCAAAAAGTCACCGCACCATCACCGCAGCTGCAGCCCCAGCCCCAGCCCCAGCCCCAGCCCCAGCCCGCCGGCAGCCTCAATGCCGATGAGCAAAAAATGTTTGATCTGGTCAACCAGGAGCGGGCAAAGGCGGGCCTGAGCCCGCTGCAAATAGACATGAACCTGGTTAAACTGGCCAGAATGAAGGCGCAGGACATGATTGACAGGGGGTACTTCGGCCATAATTCACCCACTTACGGGTCGCCTTTTGACATGATGAAGGCATACGGCGTGCGCTACAGCTATGCCGGGGAGAACCTGGCCGGCGCTCCCACCGTAGAAAGCGCCCATAGCAGCTTGATGAACTCTTCAGGCCATCGCGCCAACATCCTCAACGCCAATTATACTAAAGCCGGAATTGGTGTTGTCAGCGGGGGACCTTACGGTAAGATGTTTGTTCAGATGTTTACAGGTTAATTAAATTATTTTATTAAATAGGCAGGTAAAAAGGCCGGCCCGGGCAGATACAAAAAAAGTTATTGCTAGTAAGATAAGGAATAGGACTGAGGTCCTTTTTTTTTGTTTTTTGCTGGCTGGCTGCACTTTTTGGTACATTTTCATATCACACTCATATATTAGTATAGAAAAGCTTGAAAGGAGGATTAAATATGGCTGGAACCGAACGGCTTAAGGTCAATCTGGTCCAGGGTGAAAATAGAGTCCAGACCGTTGTCAGGGGACAGATTGAAGTTCCTCAAGCCAAGCCGGAAATTGAAAAAATCCTGTCCAAAGACGCCAAAGCCAGGACAAGAAACGTAAGCATTGTTCCCGATAAGGTTATCGTAGACGGTACGCTGTCTCTGCAAGTGACCTATGTCGCCTTTAAGCCGGATCAATCTGTTCACTCTATGGAGGGCGACGTTAACTTCACCGCCTTTGTAGATGTGGAAGGCGCAATGCCGGGGATGGATGCCGTGGTAGAGCTTACCGTGGAGGATGTGAGCCTGACTCCGAGCAAAAGAGACCCCTTAAAATTCGACGTTGCGGCTGTGCTCAGCACTTTTGTCAAGGTGACGGAGCTGGATGAGCTTGAAATACTTACATCGGTCCCGGAGGGGAACGAGGCTCTGGAAACCCAGGACATCGCCGTGGAGCACATGATCGGCGACAAGGCCGCCAAGCAGGTAATTGTCAGCGATCAGTTCGAGGTGCCGGAAGAAAAGCCCGATGTCGAAAAAGTCCTGGCTTCAAAAGCCGAAGTGGAAATAACCGGTACCAAAGTCCTTGCGGGCAAGGTCATCGTGGACGGGGAAGTAAGGCTTCAGATTCTGTACTCGGCGATGGACCCCAGGCAGACGGTCCACGACCTGCACCACACCATCAAGTTCAGCGACTTCGTGGAGGTTCCCGAAGCCCAGCCCGGCATGAACGTGCAGGTGCGGGCCGAAGTGGAGGATGCTGACGTTCAGCCCGTGATTGACCCTAAGCTCACGGCGGACGCCGTCATTAAGCTTACCGTTTTTGTTTCTGAGACCAGAACGCTCAAGGACGTCCCCACCAAGCTCAAAAACGAGGAAGGCTTTGAAAAGAGAAGGCTCAAGGTGGACCGGGAGATAGGCACGGGGGTCACCCAGGTGGTATTGCGGGAAACCGCTGCGGTTCCCGAAGAAAAGCCGGATATCGCCAAGGTTATCGAAACCATGGTGGATAAGACGGAAGTTACCGAGACCAACATTCTGAAAGGAAAGGTCCTGATCAGGGGCTATACGGACGTGGAAGTAGTGTACGTCAGCACCAAGCCTGCCCAGGATGTCCACGCCCTCCACCAGCGCCTGAACTTCCGCACTTTTGTACCGGTTGCCGGGGCCGAGCCGGATATGGACGTCAAGGTAAGCGTGGAACCGGAATTTGTCAGCGTGGATCAGCTTGGAGCAGACGTGCATACCGAGGCGGTGCTCAGGGTCAAGGCTACCGTTACCGAAATTACCCAGCCCAACGTATACGTGCCGACAGGCGCGGCCCCCACCGCGGCGCCTACTCCCTGCCCGCCCACCGACTATGTGGTCAAGGCGGGTGACACCTTGAGTAAGATTGCGGCAGCCCACGGAGTAAGCGTGCAGGCAATTCTCGACATTAACCCGCAGATTACCAATCCCGATGTTATCGACGTAGGCCAGGTAATTAAAATCCCCTGCCCGGCCAAAGGCTGACGAATGCGGGTTTAACCTTCGGTTGCCCCGGCTTGCCGGAAATCTGGCAATAATTTCGGAGGGTCTGGTAAAGGTAAAAACTTTTATAAGGTTTTTTATATAAAAAATAAAGTTTTAAGGAGGTTTAATAAATGCCTGTAGAGTTTTTCTTTACGGAAACGCAGCCGGTCAGATGCATTGAAATAAAGGTACCGGTGGTGGTTGCCGAATCAGACGTGGAAGTGGTGGTTGACAGCGTTATCACCCTGCCTGAACTGGCGATGAAGGTTGACAAGATCATTGCCTCGGTGCGCGACCTTAGAGGAACCCCGGTATTTGTGGAAGAAGAGGAGCAGCCGACGGGCCCCATTACCGTTGTAGAGCTGGGGGAAATGGAGCCCAGGCGCGTGGTCGTGAAGAAGGTGGTTGTAAGCGGCACGCTGCACAAGCAGATCTTTTACGTCAACAAAAATAACGAGGTAAAGCATACCAGCGAGGATCTCACCTTCAGCAAGCTGGTCGAGCTGAAAGAGCCGAAAAGGGTGCACAAGAGAAGGGAAGTCTTTATTGAATTCAAGAATATAGACATCGACGTCAACTTTGAGCTCCAGCGGGCCAGCCGCCTGCACCAGACCGCAGTTCTGTCGGTAATCGCCAAGGCCGTGGAGGACCGCCAGATTTTCGTTCAGACCTGCCCGAGGCCGAGAGAATGCCCGGCCGGCAACCTGGTCAGGGACGGCGGCATAGAGGCCTGGGCCGACGCCACCCATCCGGTGTTCTGGGGCGCCAGCAACGTGGCGCAGACCACGATGACCCATTCCGGCTCGTTTGCCGCCGAAATCGGAAGGCTCAACCCGGCCCTGCCCGGCTCCCTGTTCCAGATGGTGACCAGGGGAATTGTGGGCGGCCGTCAGTACCGCCTGACCTTCTGGACTATGGAAGACGTATTTGGCGCCAACGTCAGCGCCTTTACCCTGAACGCCGAAGTAGTGTTCTACGATCACAACGGCGTCCAGGTCGGGATCGGCACGCAGTCCCTGGCCAGCACGGCCATACCGGATACGGCCTACAGCCAGGTCCAGTTCACCACGCCTGTTACCGATGCCAATGTGGCCTCCGCCCTGGTCCGTTTCTCCTTTACTCCTGCCGCCGGTAACACCAATACGGTCAAGATCGACAGCGTCATGCTGGAATGCGTGCCCTTATAAAATCTGCCGGCAATAAAAAAAGCTGTTTTCTAACAGCTTTTTTTTTGGCAGGGCCAAACTTTTCGGCCTGATGGTGAATATATTGATTATGAATTTCAAAAAGCGCAGAAAGGGGGAAAACCGTTGATAAACAACATGGGTGCCATTCTCACCGAGGTGCAGAGGCTGCAGCAGGAGCTGAAAAATAAGACCATCGAGGTGAGCGAAGGGGAGGGAGCATTCCGGGTGATAATAAACGGCCACCAGGAGGTGCTAGACGCCAGATTCAGC
The window above is part of the Pelotomaculum thermopropionicum SI genome. Proteins encoded here:
- a CDS encoding hypothetical membrane protein, which gives rise to MRLFRGHKFCCVATLLVIAVLAFLGAAWPAGAEAAAVTLTADEKQMVDLVNQARAQAGLAPLAADPVLTGLARIKAQDMASGGYFGHYSPTYGSPFDMMKKAGVRYRYAGENLARASSVSSAFKALMNSSGHRSNMLSRNYDRIGVGIVSKGSYMIVVQMFTGGQKVTAPSPQLQPQPQPQPQPQPAGSLNADEQKMFDLVNQERAKAGLSPLQIDMNLVKLARMKAQDMIDRGYFGHNSPTYGSPFDMMKAYGVRYSYAGENLAGAPTVESAHSSLMNSSGHRANILNANYTKAGIGVVSGGPYGKMFVQMFTG
- a CDS encoding hypothetical protein (containing LysM domain), which codes for MAGTERLKVNLVQGENRVQTVVRGQIEVPQAKPEIEKILSKDAKARTRNVSIVPDKVIVDGTLSLQVTYVAFKPDQSVHSMEGDVNFTAFVDVEGAMPGMDAVVELTVEDVSLTPSKRDPLKFDVAAVLSTFVKVTELDELEILTSVPEGNEALETQDIAVEHMIGDKAAKQVIVSDQFEVPEEKPDVEKVLASKAEVEITGTKVLAGKVIVDGEVRLQILYSAMDPRQTVHDLHHTIKFSDFVEVPEAQPGMNVQVRAEVEDADVQPVIDPKLTADAVIKLTVFVSETRTLKDVPTKLKNEEGFEKRRLKVDREIGTGVTQVVLRETAAVPEEKPDIAKVIETMVDKTEVTETNILKGKVLIRGYTDVEVVYVSTKPAQDVHALHQRLNFRTFVPVAGAEPDMDVKVSVEPEFVSVDQLGADVHTEAVLRVKATVTEITQPNVYVPTGAAPTAAPTPCPPTDYVVKAGDTLSKIAAAHGVSVQAILDINPQITNPDVIDVGQVIKIPCPAKG